The following proteins are encoded in a genomic region of Kiritimatiellia bacterium:
- the pabB gene encoding aminodeoxychorismate synthase component I encodes MIEARFHSFSRAGGWDIHLADPREVHSADKLPDVLPLVRRAEASARGGKWVALLLSYESASAFDAALVTREPGAFPLAWMAVFGETRDVRPAAAGAAPRAWHPSISRESYESAIRRIREYIAAGDTYQVNYTFPLHADFRGDGAAWFERQGPAQAAPWSVFVDTGRFQVLSFSPELFFDWSAGRIVCRPMKGTAPRGLWFEDDETRARTLAESQKEQAENLMITDMVRNDLGRIAQVGSVRTTRLFEVERYPTLFQMTSSIEARVRPGTRLADVLRALFPGASVTGAPKVRTMQIIRELEPHPRGLYTGAIGLLQPDGTAQFNLPIRTVVVDREAGAAVFHTGGGVTWDSTAEGEYGECLLKTAFLNESPRTFSLLETLRIENGGYYLLERHLRRLRQSAAYFDIPLDESFLRTRLAQFAADRRAGTWRARLLLQARGEVEIEAQPLIPAAAPWRVALANEPVNSRDPFLYHKTTRREVYDRHRAAHPDCRDVILWNERGEVTESCLANVSAVIGGRECTPPVACGLLPGTLRAELLESGQLEERVLRKDDLARAEAVWLINSVRGRVAVTWA; translated from the coding sequence ATGATCGAAGCCCGGTTTCATTCCTTTTCCCGTGCGGGCGGATGGGACATCCACCTGGCCGATCCCCGCGAGGTGCATTCGGCCGACAAGCTGCCGGACGTGCTTCCGCTGGTCCGCCGCGCCGAGGCCTCCGCGCGCGGGGGGAAGTGGGTGGCCCTGCTGTTGAGTTACGAGTCGGCCTCCGCCTTCGATGCCGCGCTGGTCACGCGCGAGCCGGGCGCCTTTCCGCTGGCCTGGATGGCGGTGTTCGGCGAAACCCGCGATGTACGCCCGGCGGCCGCGGGCGCGGCCCCGAGAGCCTGGCACCCTTCGATATCCCGCGAAAGTTATGAATCCGCCATCCGCCGAATCCGCGAGTACATCGCCGCCGGCGACACGTACCAGGTCAATTACACCTTTCCATTGCACGCGGACTTCCGCGGCGACGGCGCCGCATGGTTCGAGCGCCAAGGGCCGGCCCAGGCCGCGCCCTGGAGCGTCTTTGTGGACACCGGCCGCTTCCAGGTCTTGAGCTTTTCGCCGGAACTGTTTTTCGACTGGAGCGCCGGGCGGATCGTGTGCCGGCCGATGAAGGGCACGGCGCCTCGCGGCTTGTGGTTCGAGGACGACGAGACGCGGGCCCGGACGCTGGCGGAGAGCCAGAAGGAACAAGCCGAGAATCTGATGATCACCGACATGGTCCGGAACGACCTCGGGCGGATCGCGCAGGTCGGCTCGGTGAGAACCACCCGGCTCTTCGAGGTCGAGCGGTACCCCACCCTTTTCCAGATGACCTCCTCGATCGAAGCGCGGGTGCGGCCCGGGACCCGGCTGGCGGACGTTCTCCGCGCGCTCTTTCCCGGCGCCTCGGTCACCGGCGCGCCGAAGGTGCGCACGATGCAGATCATCCGCGAACTCGAACCGCATCCGCGCGGGCTCTATACCGGCGCCATCGGGCTTTTGCAGCCGGACGGCACCGCGCAATTCAACCTCCCTATCCGCACGGTCGTCGTGGATCGCGAGGCCGGCGCAGCGGTGTTCCATACCGGTGGCGGCGTCACGTGGGACTCGACCGCCGAGGGTGAATACGGCGAATGCTTGTTGAAGACGGCGTTCCTGAACGAATCTCCGCGCACCTTCTCGCTCCTGGAAACCCTGCGGATCGAAAACGGCGGATATTACCTGCTGGAAAGGCATCTTCGGCGATTGCGTCAATCCGCGGCCTATTTCGACATTCCGCTGGACGAGTCCTTTCTTAGGACACGGTTGGCCCAATTCGCGGCGGACCGGCGCGCGGGGACCTGGCGGGCGCGGCTGTTGCTCCAGGCCCGCGGGGAAGTCGAGATCGAGGCCCAGCCGTTGATTCCTGCCGCCGCGCCGTGGCGTGTCGCGCTGGCGAACGAGCCGGTGAACAGCCGCGATCCCTTCCTGTACCACAAGACCACCCGGCGGGAAGTCTACGACCGGCACCGGGCGGCGCACCCGGACTGCCGGGACGTCATCCTCTGGAACGAACGCGGGGAGGTCACGGAATCCTGCCTGGCCAACGTGTCGGCGGTCATCGGCGGGCGGGAATGCACGCCGCCCGTCGCCTGCGGCCTGCTGCCGGGAACGCTGCGGGCGGAGCTGCTGGAATCGGGCCAGCTGGAAGAGCGGGTATTGCGCAAGGACGACCTGGCGCGGGCGGAGGCCGTATGGCTGATCAATTCCGTCCGAGGGCGGGTGGCGGTGACGTGGGCCTGA
- the bioA gene encoding adenosylmethionine--8-amino-7-oxononanoate transaminase codes for MRNGVEPRRLWHPYTRHSAVEAGLPEIVRGEGLHLFDAEGHRYVDAIASWWCGALGHGHPRIVEAIRRQAGELQHSILGNLSHPRAEELARRLADLMPTPDRHVLFASDGASAVEAALKIALQYRTNTGQPGRDRFAYLEEAYHGDTLGAVSVGYLEGFHKPFQSVLFPAFEVSVPAFYPSNSVEEDICFEETAEVFKRHSHELTALIVEPLCQGAAGMRLYSPAYLRRLSDLCRKHDVLLIADEIATGFGRTGRMFAFEHAGVDPDLVCVGKALSAGTLPISATIVKDEIYRTFSDAPEDRSFYHGHTFCGNPIAVAAALEALRVYEEEGIWEKAAALEEVFRTVLEPLKTRRGVLEVRVLGAIAAVELDSAAAARTVRDRLLARRILSRPLGTVVYLMPPLNIGREAAADLARSLVEAITA; via the coding sequence ATGCGCAACGGGGTTGAACCGCGCCGTCTCTGGCATCCGTATACGAGGCATTCCGCCGTGGAGGCGGGGTTGCCGGAGATCGTGCGGGGCGAAGGCCTTCATCTCTTCGATGCCGAAGGGCACCGGTACGTGGATGCCATCGCGTCGTGGTGGTGTGGCGCGCTGGGCCACGGGCACCCCCGGATCGTCGAGGCCATCCGGCGGCAGGCGGGCGAGCTGCAGCACAGCATCCTCGGCAACCTGTCCCACCCCCGGGCGGAGGAACTGGCGCGGCGGCTGGCCGATCTCATGCCGACGCCGGACCGCCACGTCCTGTTTGCGTCCGACGGCGCCAGCGCGGTCGAGGCCGCGCTGAAGATCGCGCTGCAATACCGGACCAACACCGGGCAGCCGGGCCGGGACCGCTTTGCCTACCTGGAGGAGGCCTACCACGGGGACACGCTGGGCGCCGTGTCGGTGGGCTATCTCGAGGGTTTTCACAAGCCGTTTCAATCGGTGCTGTTTCCCGCGTTCGAGGTGTCCGTCCCCGCGTTTTACCCCTCGAATAGCGTCGAAGAGGACATCTGCTTCGAGGAAACGGCCGAAGTCTTCAAGCGTCACAGCCACGAGCTCACCGCCCTGATTGTCGAACCGCTCTGCCAGGGAGCGGCGGGCATGCGGCTGTACTCCCCCGCCTATCTCCGCCGGCTGTCCGATCTTTGCCGGAAGCACGACGTCCTGCTGATCGCCGACGAAATCGCGACGGGGTTCGGGCGCACGGGCCGGATGTTCGCGTTCGAGCACGCGGGGGTCGACCCGGACCTCGTCTGCGTCGGCAAGGCCCTGTCGGCCGGCACCCTCCCGATCAGCGCGACGATCGTGAAGGACGAAATCTACCGGACGTTTTCTGACGCGCCCGAGGATCGTTCCTTCTATCACGGCCACACGTTCTGCGGAAATCCGATCGCCGTCGCGGCCGCCCTGGAGGCCCTGCGGGTCTACGAGGAAGAGGGAATCTGGGAGAAAGCCGCGGCCCTTGAGGAAGTCTTCCGGACCGTGCTGGAACCCTTGAAGACGCGGCGCGGCGTGCTGGAGGTCCGGGTACTGGGCGCGATCGCGGCGGTGGAACTGGACTCCGCCGCCGCGGCCCGGACCGTTCGCGACCGCCTGCTGGCCCGCCGCATCCTGTCCCGGCCCCTGGGAACGGTCGTCTATCTGATGCCCCCGCTGAACATCGGGCGCGAGGCGGCAGCCGACCTCGCCCGCTCGCTCGTCGAAGCCATCACGGCATGA
- a CDS encoding DUF4340 domain-containing protein — protein MKFRTTWILLLAVLLVGTLIYRFERESRSTRERVEAARRALEFRAEDISFMELQSSNLLVECVREGGRWMLARPFRARADAGAVEHILYGLQGLRRGEVITARDQKSRGTGAAEYGLDPFRHRLVLGNAYHRRAIRIGREAPLGDAVYIQEEGRADIVAVGRGLLDLLPASVSVLRDRALLPGAPERVQRLEIRRGSVFIQIARGERGRWVIQQPVSARAAPAAVQRFLEQLFLLRAADFLPDGTREAAAYGFDEPTLRVGVTLDGGGGEASVLVGDPVDRGGARFYTLSRPDESAGMVEAAQLDPLKVTLDDLRDRKLTTMEARDIRRVVIESGERRLELRQEQGAWRLTEPRRWKADEERVREFLSVWTAPVIRKFLPPSAGAAVSPALTVRLGRQADPAATKAGPAAAAEEDETVLKIGPEAAETGYRQVLAEPDGGAGEIPESLLLYVSDDPFFYRDREVLRVKAEDVARIAVNRAGRTQAVRRGSAGEFESASGEGTVDGEAVRDLLAVLRELRAERFVGEPEAAQAEFGFGDSADRLELGLQGSEGLGHVLYFGAAAGTSNRYVKIQGQEGIFELGWRDCDFLLPSLIVPALPPGDADHGTDAAP, from the coding sequence ATGAAGTTCCGCACCACCTGGATCCTCCTGCTGGCCGTCCTCCTCGTGGGGACGCTCATCTACCGCTTCGAGCGCGAGTCCCGCTCCACGCGGGAGCGGGTCGAGGCCGCCCGCCGCGCCCTGGAATTCCGGGCCGAGGACATCTCGTTCATGGAACTCCAGTCCAGCAATCTCCTGGTCGAGTGCGTTCGGGAGGGCGGGCGGTGGATGCTGGCCCGGCCGTTCCGGGCGCGGGCCGATGCCGGAGCCGTGGAGCATATTCTCTATGGATTGCAGGGCCTGCGGCGGGGCGAGGTCATCACCGCCCGGGACCAGAAGAGCCGGGGAACGGGCGCGGCTGAATACGGCCTCGATCCCTTCCGCCATCGCCTGGTGCTGGGCAATGCCTACCACCGGCGGGCGATCCGGATCGGCCGCGAGGCGCCGCTGGGCGATGCCGTCTATATACAGGAAGAGGGCCGGGCGGACATCGTCGCGGTGGGCCGCGGGTTGCTGGATCTTCTGCCGGCGTCGGTTTCCGTGCTGCGCGACCGGGCCTTGCTGCCCGGCGCGCCGGAGCGGGTGCAGCGGCTGGAAATCCGGCGCGGCAGCGTCTTCATTCAGATCGCCCGCGGCGAACGCGGCCGCTGGGTCATCCAGCAGCCGGTGTCCGCCCGCGCGGCCCCGGCGGCGGTCCAGCGCTTCCTGGAACAGCTGTTCCTGTTGCGGGCGGCCGATTTTCTGCCGGACGGAACCCGGGAAGCGGCGGCCTACGGCTTCGACGAGCCCACGCTCCGGGTCGGCGTGACGCTGGACGGCGGGGGCGGGGAGGCGTCCGTCCTGGTGGGCGATCCGGTGGACCGCGGCGGCGCCCGGTTCTACACGTTGAGCCGGCCGGACGAATCGGCCGGCATGGTGGAGGCCGCCCAGCTGGACCCGCTGAAGGTCACCCTCGATGATCTGCGCGACCGGAAGCTGACCACGATGGAGGCCCGGGATATCCGCCGCGTGGTCATCGAAAGCGGGGAGCGCCGGCTGGAACTCCGGCAGGAACAGGGGGCGTGGCGGCTGACCGAACCCCGGCGCTGGAAAGCGGACGAGGAGCGCGTCCGGGAATTCCTCTCCGTGTGGACCGCGCCCGTCATCCGAAAGTTCCTGCCGCCGTCCGCCGGGGCGGCCGTGTCGCCGGCCCTGACCGTCCGGCTGGGCCGGCAGGCGGATCCCGCGGCCACGAAGGCGGGTCCGGCCGCCGCGGCGGAAGAGGACGAGACTGTTCTGAAAATCGGCCCCGAGGCCGCGGAAACCGGGTACCGGCAGGTCCTGGCCGAGCCGGATGGCGGAGCGGGCGAGATCCCTGAAAGCCTTCTGCTCTATGTCTCCGATGACCCGTTCTTCTACCGGGACCGCGAAGTGCTTCGCGTCAAAGCGGAGGACGTGGCGCGGATCGCGGTCAACCGGGCCGGCCGAACGCAGGCGGTTCGGCGGGGCTCCGCCGGCGAGTTCGAATCGGCGTCCGGGGAGGGAACGGTGGATGGCGAAGCCGTGCGGGATCTGCTGGCCGTGCTGCGCGAACTGCGGGCCGAACGTTTTGTCGGGGAACCGGAAGCCGCCCAGGCTGAATTCGGCTTCGGCGATTCCGCGGACCGGTTGGAACTGGGCCTGCAAGGGTCCGAGGGCCTGGGTCATGTGCTTTATTTCGGCGCCGCCGCGGGAACCTCGAACCGCTATGTGAAGATCCAGGGGCAGGAAGGAATCTTCGAACTGGGGTGGCGGGATTGCGATTTCCTGCTGCCTTCCTTGATCGTGCCGGCCTTGCCGCCCGGGGATGCCGACCATGGAACTGACGCCGCGCCCTGA
- a CDS encoding glycosyltransferase family 9 protein, with protein sequence MVLRGGAIGDFLLTLPVLQALRARWPDAWIEVIGYPHVAGLALAGGLVNRVESLERAGMARFFSAIPEFPAEQIAYLRSFDFVISYLYDPTGLVRENLKRAGARVILYRSPIVESGHAIEHLMKPLESLALYAEGERPVLDWPAEERAAGRRWLSEQGLREPVLAVHPGSGSPKKNWPADRFVELARRASADAGCSFFYLLGEADRGIAGALAGMDPERPVLKEASLRQVASALSACRLYVGNDSGITHLAAALGIPTVALFGPSDAARWGPRGPRVRVIRAPGSELHEVRVESVLQVVRELLA encoded by the coding sequence ATGGTGTTGCGGGGCGGGGCGATCGGGGACTTCCTCCTGACCCTGCCCGTGCTGCAGGCCCTCCGCGCCCGCTGGCCGGACGCCTGGATTGAGGTGATCGGTTATCCCCACGTGGCGGGCCTGGCCCTCGCCGGCGGCCTGGTGAATCGCGTGGAATCCCTGGAGCGGGCCGGCATGGCCCGGTTCTTCTCCGCGATCCCCGAGTTCCCGGCGGAACAGATCGCCTACCTGCGCTCCTTCGATTTCGTGATCTCCTACCTGTACGATCCCACCGGCCTGGTCCGGGAGAATCTCAAGCGGGCCGGCGCGCGGGTCATTCTCTATCGTTCGCCGATCGTGGAGAGCGGGCACGCCATCGAGCACCTGATGAAACCGCTCGAGAGCCTGGCCCTCTATGCGGAGGGCGAGCGGCCCGTCCTGGACTGGCCGGCGGAAGAGCGGGCGGCCGGCCGCCGGTGGCTGTCCGAACAGGGCCTGCGCGAACCGGTCCTGGCCGTTCATCCCGGCAGCGGCAGCCCGAAGAAAAACTGGCCCGCCGATCGCTTCGTGGAACTGGCCCGCCGCGCGTCGGCCGATGCCGGATGCAGCTTCTTCTATCTCCTCGGGGAGGCCGACCGCGGGATCGCCGGGGCGCTGGCCGGCATGGACCCCGAACGCCCCGTCCTGAAGGAGGCTTCCCTGCGCCAGGTCGCTTCCGCCCTGTCCGCCTGCCGCCTGTACGTCGGGAACGACTCCGGCATCACGCACCTGGCCGCCGCGCTCGGTATTCCGACCGTCGCCCTCTTCGGCCCGTCCGACGCCGCCCGCTGGGGCCCGCGCGGCCCGCGCGTGCGCGTGATCCGCGCCCCCGGCTCCGAACTCCATGAAGTGCGCGTCGAGTCCGTGCTCCAGGTTGTCCGGGAACTGCTGGCCTGA